Proteins encoded within one genomic window of Macrobrachium nipponense isolate FS-2020 chromosome 9, ASM1510439v2, whole genome shotgun sequence:
- the LOC135218241 gene encoding uncharacterized protein LOC135218241 encodes MFSGQRNAALETQERVTWVAPDDAESSDIDVSPLDIDSDDDDPTYVPDEGLTQDGAFDLPNSRDRKVNVVPQAMPMEEEPEPNPKRSHADEWKKENIDIHALPDYIHQKPGARNSLGTRDFALPRRGQQAVLQNIETCQNATALHMPKRVTMRQTCKFCSGAGHIHSSRWMCEDCKVALCLTEERNCFALFHKISK; translated from the exons ATGTTTTCTGGGCAACGCAATGCTGCATTGGAGACTCAGGAACGTGTAACATGGGTAGCCCCTGACGACGCTGAATCAAGTGATATCGACGTGAGCCCTTTggacattgacagtgatgatgacgaccctacctacgttcctgacgaaggccttactCAGGACGGTGCCTTTGACCTTCCTAACTCTAGAG atcgcaaggtcaatgttgtccctcaagcgatgcctatggaagaggaacctgagcctaaccctaagaggtctcatgctgatgaatggaagaaggaaaacatTGATATCCATGCCCTGCCCGACTAcattcatcagaagcctggtgccaggaattctcttggcaccagagatTTTGCTTTGCCAAGAAGGGGCCAACAGGCAGTTTTGCAAAATATTGAGACATGCCAGAATGCCACTGCCCTACACATGCCAAAGCGTGTCACCATGAGGCAGACCTGCAAgttctgttctggtgcaggccacatccacagttcccgctggatgtgtgaggattgcaaggttgccctttgccttactgaagaaagaaattgttttgctttgttccataagatttctaagtaa